In one Apostichopus japonicus isolate 1M-3 chromosome 18, ASM3797524v1, whole genome shotgun sequence genomic region, the following are encoded:
- the LOC139958896 gene encoding integrin beta-PS-like isoform X2 has product MKALCLSFLSLLMTTQVLESNCEECPSLSKTCHECISMPGCAWCKNETFLGSRCDTVESLTITGCYSYENPMPIFESPKNEDVTDGTYLNDEDEEPVTPAVQIQPQEIRVKLRQGEPHRFTVKVRQALDYPVDLYYLMDLSYSMGDDLTKLKVLAEALGDSMKKLTRRARLGFGSFVDKPILPYIDITSSAIDEPCRGCSKAYSFRNVQPLHSNVTEFATRINNVSVSGNLDMPEGTFDAVMQVSVCNEQVGWRKEARKLLLVTTDASTHIQGDGRIGGVFTPNDGACHIDEYGVYNQSHLYDYPSVAFLNEKLVKNNIIPIFAVPSSAREVYNRLSVLIQGARTATLSTDSRNVVGIIQHIYNEITETVEIAHDAPKNLQLKITANCSDDVRDENRKVCSGISLGREVTFEIEITAQGCMPDGATNQSFIIYPIGLDEQLTVHVDVYCDCTCENIRELNSASCTDGNGTLTCGTCDCNHGRYGDYCECDGNNLGDILDTSACKSNNQTDVICSGRGECICGECRCQEKLDGENFYGSYCECSNKSCPIHNGEVCGGTDRGECKCDGGRVSRCSCKPGYSGQSCDCLTSDDTCISPQTGLICNAKGTCKCGSCSCSSSKFYGQFCESCVTEDCTECDLHVDCIKCNIYEVGLSKDECAMCSQIIKEVPVLPDDNTTSLRKCSYIDDDECTVLFSYSKDEINNTIVIYVNPVPKCSPTKKTGLPILTLIIGISMAIVLLGVIFIILFRTYTWYLDKKEYEQLIQEQKNVQWQKIDNPLYKQGIQTFKNPMYGKAASTKP; this is encoded by the exons ATGAAAGCTCTGTGTTTAAGCTTTTTGTCTCTTCTAATGACGACACAAGTTCTAGAATCCAATTGTGAAG AATGTCCCTCGTTATCAAAGACCTGTCATGAATGTATATCCATGCCTGGTTGTGCCTGGTGTAAAAATGAA ACCTTCCTTGGTTCGCGATGTGATACTGTTGAAAGCCTCACTATAACTGGATGTTATTCCTACGAAAATCCAATGCCAATCTTTGAATCACCAAAG AACGAAGATGTAACTGACGGGACATACCTTAACGATGAGGATGAGGAACCAGTCACTCCGGCTGTACAAATACAACCTCAAGAAATCCGAGTCAAATTAAGACAAG GAGAACCTCACAGATTCACAGTTAAAGTACGTCAAGCTCTGGATTATCCCGTGGACCTCTATTATTTAATGGACCTTAGCTACTCAATGGGTGATGACCTTACCAAACTTAAAGTTTTAGCTGAAGCACTCg GGGACAGCATGAAAAAACTTACCCGTAGAGCGAGGTTAGGGTTTGGTTCCTTCGTGGATAAGCCTATACTACCATACATCGACATCACAAGCAGTGC GATAGATGAACCTTGTCGGGGCTGTTCAAAGGCTTATAGCTTCCGCAATGTTCAACCATTACACAGCAATGTGACTGAATTTGCG ACAAGAATAAATAACGTCAGTGTATCAGGAAACCTTGACATGCCAGAAGGAACATTTGACGCAGTAATGCAGGTCTCTGTCTGTAAT gaacAAGTAGGGTGGAGAAAGGAGGCAAGAAAACTGCTTTTGGTGACCACAGATGCATCTACCCATATCCAGGGTGATGGAAGG ATTGGAGGAGTATTTACACCGAACGATGGAGCGTGCCATATCGATGAATACGGAGTGTACAACCAGTCCCACTTATAC GATTATCCCTCTGTTGCATTCCTGAACGAAAAATTAgtcaaaaataatattattccAATATTCGCCGTACCATCTTCTGCAAGAGAGGTATACAAT AGACTGAGTGTTCTGATCCAAGGGGCGCGGACAGCTACCCTTTCTACGGATTCCAGGAATGTTGTCGGTATAATACAACACATATATAAT GAGATAACAGAGACAGTGGAGATAGCTCATGATGCACCGAAGAATCTACAGCTGAAAATCACAGCTAACTGTAGTGATGACGTCAGAGATGAAAACAGAAAGGTCTGTTCGGGAATAAGTTTAGGACGTGAAGTTACCTTTGAAATAGAAATCACAGCACAAGGATGCATGCCGGATGGCGCCACTAATCAAAG CTTTATTATATATCCTATCGGTTTGGATGAACAATTAACTGTACACGTTGACGTCTACTGTGATTGTACGTGCGAGAATATAAGG GAACTAAACAGTGCTTCATGCACTGACGGTAACGGTACCCTAACATGTGGTACATGCGACTGCAACCACGGTAGGTACGGAGATTATTGCGAATGCGATGGTAACAATCTTGGCGATATCTTGGACACGTCTGCATGTAAATC TAATAACCAAACTGATGTTATCTGCTCTGGAAGAGGAGAATGCATCTGTGGAGAGTGCAGGTGTCAAGAAAAA CTTGATGGAGAGAATTTCTATGGAAGCTACTGTGAATGCAGCAACAAGAGCTGTCCGATTCATAATGGAGAAGTTTGCGGAG GTACTGACAGAGGTGAGTGTAAGTGTGATGGAGGACGCGTTAGCAGATGCAGCTGCAAGCCGGGTTACTCTGGTCAATCGTGCGATTGCCTGACGAGTGACGATACTTGTATTTCTCCACAAACTGGC CTGATTTGTAATGCAAAGGGTACATGTAAATGCGGTAGCTGTTCCTGTAGCTCATCAAAGTTCTATGGCCAGTTCTGCGAATCATGTGTT ACCGAAGATTGTACCGAGTGTGACCTTCATGTTGACTGtattaaatgtaacatttatgaAGTTGGGCTTAGCAAGGACGAGTGTGCAATGTGCTCCCAGATCATTAAAGAAGTTCCAGTGTTACCAGACG ATAATACCACATCCTTAAGGAAATGTTCATACATCGATGATGatgaatgtacagtattgtTCTCATACTCGAAAGATGAGATCAATAACACGATAGTGATTTACGTCAACCCAGTACCAA AGTGCTCTCCTACCAAAAAGACTGGTCTTCCTATTCTAACACTTATTATAGGGATATCTATGGCAATCGTGTTATTGGGTGtaatattcatcattttattCCGCACTTACACCTGGTACCTAGACAAGAAGGAATACGAACAACTAATTCAGGAACAGAAAAATGTACAATGGCAAAAG ATTGATAATCCATTATACAAGCAAGGAATCCAAACTTTCAAGAATCCAATGTACGGTAAAGCTGCTAGTACAAAGCCGTGA
- the LOC139958896 gene encoding integrin beta-1-B-like isoform X1, whose translation MTYKLSTAMKALCLSFLSLLMTTQVLESNCEECPSLSKTCHECISMPGCAWCKNETFLGSRCDTVESLTITGCYSYENPMPIFESPKNEDVTDGTYLNDEDEEPVTPAVQIQPQEIRVKLRQGEPHRFTVKVRQALDYPVDLYYLMDLSYSMGDDLTKLKVLAEALGDSMKKLTRRARLGFGSFVDKPILPYIDITSSAIDEPCRGCSKAYSFRNVQPLHSNVTEFATRINNVSVSGNLDMPEGTFDAVMQVSVCNEQVGWRKEARKLLLVTTDASTHIQGDGRIGGVFTPNDGACHIDEYGVYNQSHLYDYPSVAFLNEKLVKNNIIPIFAVPSSAREVYNRLSVLIQGARTATLSTDSRNVVGIIQHIYNEITETVEIAHDAPKNLQLKITANCSDDVRDENRKVCSGISLGREVTFEIEITAQGCMPDGATNQSFIIYPIGLDEQLTVHVDVYCDCTCENIRELNSASCTDGNGTLTCGTCDCNHGRYGDYCECDGNNLGDILDTSACKSNNQTDVICSGRGECICGECRCQEKLDGENFYGSYCECSNKSCPIHNGEVCGGTDRGECKCDGGRVSRCSCKPGYSGQSCDCLTSDDTCISPQTGLICNAKGTCKCGSCSCSSSKFYGQFCESCVTEDCTECDLHVDCIKCNIYEVGLSKDECAMCSQIIKEVPVLPDDNTTSLRKCSYIDDDECTVLFSYSKDEINNTIVIYVNPVPKCSPTKKTGLPILTLIIGISMAIVLLGVIFIILFRTYTWYLDKKEYEQLIQEQKNVQWQKIDNPLYKQGIQTFKNPMYGKAASTKP comes from the exons ATGACTTACAAG CTATCTACAGCAATGAAAGCTCTGTGTTTAAGCTTTTTGTCTCTTCTAATGACGACACAAGTTCTAGAATCCAATTGTGAAG AATGTCCCTCGTTATCAAAGACCTGTCATGAATGTATATCCATGCCTGGTTGTGCCTGGTGTAAAAATGAA ACCTTCCTTGGTTCGCGATGTGATACTGTTGAAAGCCTCACTATAACTGGATGTTATTCCTACGAAAATCCAATGCCAATCTTTGAATCACCAAAG AACGAAGATGTAACTGACGGGACATACCTTAACGATGAGGATGAGGAACCAGTCACTCCGGCTGTACAAATACAACCTCAAGAAATCCGAGTCAAATTAAGACAAG GAGAACCTCACAGATTCACAGTTAAAGTACGTCAAGCTCTGGATTATCCCGTGGACCTCTATTATTTAATGGACCTTAGCTACTCAATGGGTGATGACCTTACCAAACTTAAAGTTTTAGCTGAAGCACTCg GGGACAGCATGAAAAAACTTACCCGTAGAGCGAGGTTAGGGTTTGGTTCCTTCGTGGATAAGCCTATACTACCATACATCGACATCACAAGCAGTGC GATAGATGAACCTTGTCGGGGCTGTTCAAAGGCTTATAGCTTCCGCAATGTTCAACCATTACACAGCAATGTGACTGAATTTGCG ACAAGAATAAATAACGTCAGTGTATCAGGAAACCTTGACATGCCAGAAGGAACATTTGACGCAGTAATGCAGGTCTCTGTCTGTAAT gaacAAGTAGGGTGGAGAAAGGAGGCAAGAAAACTGCTTTTGGTGACCACAGATGCATCTACCCATATCCAGGGTGATGGAAGG ATTGGAGGAGTATTTACACCGAACGATGGAGCGTGCCATATCGATGAATACGGAGTGTACAACCAGTCCCACTTATAC GATTATCCCTCTGTTGCATTCCTGAACGAAAAATTAgtcaaaaataatattattccAATATTCGCCGTACCATCTTCTGCAAGAGAGGTATACAAT AGACTGAGTGTTCTGATCCAAGGGGCGCGGACAGCTACCCTTTCTACGGATTCCAGGAATGTTGTCGGTATAATACAACACATATATAAT GAGATAACAGAGACAGTGGAGATAGCTCATGATGCACCGAAGAATCTACAGCTGAAAATCACAGCTAACTGTAGTGATGACGTCAGAGATGAAAACAGAAAGGTCTGTTCGGGAATAAGTTTAGGACGTGAAGTTACCTTTGAAATAGAAATCACAGCACAAGGATGCATGCCGGATGGCGCCACTAATCAAAG CTTTATTATATATCCTATCGGTTTGGATGAACAATTAACTGTACACGTTGACGTCTACTGTGATTGTACGTGCGAGAATATAAGG GAACTAAACAGTGCTTCATGCACTGACGGTAACGGTACCCTAACATGTGGTACATGCGACTGCAACCACGGTAGGTACGGAGATTATTGCGAATGCGATGGTAACAATCTTGGCGATATCTTGGACACGTCTGCATGTAAATC TAATAACCAAACTGATGTTATCTGCTCTGGAAGAGGAGAATGCATCTGTGGAGAGTGCAGGTGTCAAGAAAAA CTTGATGGAGAGAATTTCTATGGAAGCTACTGTGAATGCAGCAACAAGAGCTGTCCGATTCATAATGGAGAAGTTTGCGGAG GTACTGACAGAGGTGAGTGTAAGTGTGATGGAGGACGCGTTAGCAGATGCAGCTGCAAGCCGGGTTACTCTGGTCAATCGTGCGATTGCCTGACGAGTGACGATACTTGTATTTCTCCACAAACTGGC CTGATTTGTAATGCAAAGGGTACATGTAAATGCGGTAGCTGTTCCTGTAGCTCATCAAAGTTCTATGGCCAGTTCTGCGAATCATGTGTT ACCGAAGATTGTACCGAGTGTGACCTTCATGTTGACTGtattaaatgtaacatttatgaAGTTGGGCTTAGCAAGGACGAGTGTGCAATGTGCTCCCAGATCATTAAAGAAGTTCCAGTGTTACCAGACG ATAATACCACATCCTTAAGGAAATGTTCATACATCGATGATGatgaatgtacagtattgtTCTCATACTCGAAAGATGAGATCAATAACACGATAGTGATTTACGTCAACCCAGTACCAA AGTGCTCTCCTACCAAAAAGACTGGTCTTCCTATTCTAACACTTATTATAGGGATATCTATGGCAATCGTGTTATTGGGTGtaatattcatcattttattCCGCACTTACACCTGGTACCTAGACAAGAAGGAATACGAACAACTAATTCAGGAACAGAAAAATGTACAATGGCAAAAG ATTGATAATCCATTATACAAGCAAGGAATCCAAACTTTCAAGAATCCAATGTACGGTAAAGCTGCTAGTACAAAGCCGTGA